GGAGGCCACCTCGAAGCGGCTCAAGGGCGAGGCCGCGGCGCCGGTGGCAATGCCCGATCCTTCCGACAAGCGCTTCGCCGACGAGGCCTGGTCGGAACAGGCGGTCTTCGACTTCGTCAAGCAGTCCTACCTGCTGACCTCGCGTTGGATGCAGGGCACGGTGCAGGGCATCGAGGGGCTGGACGGCCGGACCGCCCGCAAGGTCGACTTCTATACCCGCCAGTGGCTGGACGCCCTGGCGCCTTCCAATTTCATCGCCACCAATCCCAAGGTGCTGAAGGCCACCCTGGAAAGCGGCGGCGAGAACCTGCTGAAGGGATTCCGCCATCTGGTCGAGGATATGGAGAAGGGCCAGGGCCGGTTGCAGATCTCGATGACCGACGCCAAGGCCTTCGTCTTGGGCGAAAACGTCGCCGCTACGCCGGGCAAGGTGGTGTTCCAGAACGACCTGATGCAGTTGATCCAATATGCGCCTTCCACCCCCAAGGCGCGGCGTCGGCCGCTGCTGATCGTGCCGCCCTGGATCAACAAGTTCTACGTCCTGGACCTGCAGCCCAGGAATTCCTTCATCAAGTGGGCGGTGGACCAGGGCAACACGGTCTTCGTCGTTTCCTGGGTCAACCCGGACGAACGCCTGGCCCACAAGACCTTCGACGACTACCTGCTGGAAGGCCCGGTGGCGGCGCTGGACGAAATCCGCCGCATGACCGGGGAGGCCAAGGCCAACCTGGTCGGCTACTGCATCGGCGGCACGCTGACCGCTTGCACGCTCGCCTGGCTGGCGGCCCGCAAGGAGGATCGCGTGGCTTCGGCCACCTTCCTCACCACGATGACCGACTTCCGCGAGGCGGGCGAACTGTCCGTCTTCATCGACGAGGAACAGATCGGCCTCCTGGAAAGGCACATGCAGAAGAAGGGCTACCTGGAAGGGGCCCACATGGCCACCGTCTTCAACCTGATGCGGGACAACGACCTGATCTGGTCCTTCGTCGTCAACAACTACCTGCTGGGCCGCGATCCGCTCCCCTTCGACCTGCTCTACTGGAACGCCGATTCGACCCGCATGCCGGCCATGATGCACGGCTTCTACCTGCGCGAGATGTACCTGAACAACCGCCTGATCGAGCCGGGCGGCATCGCCTTGGCCGGCCAGGCCATCGATCTTCGGCGCATCAAGGTGCCGGTCTACCTGCTGTCCACCCGCGAGGACCATATCGCCCCCTGGAAATCGACCTATGCCGCCACCCAGATATACAAGGGGCCGGTGAAGTTCGTGCTCGCCGCTTCCGGCCATATCGCCGGGGTGGTCAATCCGCCGGCCAAGGGGCGCTACTGCTACTGGACCGGCGATGCCCTGCCCGCCGATCCGCAGGCTTGGCAGGCGGCGGCGGAACGGCACGAGGGCTCCTGGTGGCCGGACTGGGATGCCTGGCTGAAGAAACATGCCGGACGCGGCCAGGTGGCGGCCCGCGATCCCGGCGAAGGGCTGGAGGATGCGCCCGGCTCCTATGTCAAGCTGCGCATCGTCGAATGAGGACCGCGCCATGACCGAAATTCGCGAAGCGGCCGGCCTGACCTGGAAACGGGACGGCGACGGCTGGGCGGCCGAGAACGAACTGGGCAGCTACCGGCTGGTCGAGGTGGGCGCCGGGCAATGGACCGATTTCTGGTGGCCGGTGGATGAATCCTGCGGCTGCGGCATCCAGGCGCGCGGCGGGCGGGATTTCGACGACTTCGACCGGGCGGCGGCGGCGGTGGCCGCCCTGGCCCGCGACCTGGCCCCCGGCCTCG
The sequence above is a segment of the Magnetospirillum sp. WYHS-4 genome. Coding sequences within it:
- the phaC gene encoding class I poly(R)-hydroxyalkanoic acid synthase, which produces MTDLPDSDKAAKAWAELSARAAKAAEMFWKNQASGDGFAVPDPGMVMRSFAEAASKLMADPERLAAAQARLWQDHARLWEATSKRLKGEAAAPVAMPDPSDKRFADEAWSEQAVFDFVKQSYLLTSRWMQGTVQGIEGLDGRTARKVDFYTRQWLDALAPSNFIATNPKVLKATLESGGENLLKGFRHLVEDMEKGQGRLQISMTDAKAFVLGENVAATPGKVVFQNDLMQLIQYAPSTPKARRRPLLIVPPWINKFYVLDLQPRNSFIKWAVDQGNTVFVVSWVNPDERLAHKTFDDYLLEGPVAALDEIRRMTGEAKANLVGYCIGGTLTACTLAWLAARKEDRVASATFLTTMTDFREAGELSVFIDEEQIGLLERHMQKKGYLEGAHMATVFNLMRDNDLIWSFVVNNYLLGRDPLPFDLLYWNADSTRMPAMMHGFYLREMYLNNRLIEPGGIALAGQAIDLRRIKVPVYLLSTREDHIAPWKSTYAATQIYKGPVKFVLAASGHIAGVVNPPAKGRYCYWTGDALPADPQAWQAAAERHEGSWWPDWDAWLKKHAGRGQVAARDPGEGLEDAPGSYVKLRIVE